Proteins co-encoded in one Brassica rapa cultivar Chiifu-401-42 chromosome A02, CAAS_Brap_v3.01, whole genome shotgun sequence genomic window:
- the LOC103853523 gene encoding uncharacterized protein LOC103853523, with protein MEMKFGKGIDMEQSPNSVLTESEKRSTRLKPPRRDEILRVKEGFTEISFRRYRSTSCKNFSSKPDNKTEQRRGSVYQSSNKFFKELRDPQGRKDSDAKLELSRTSDASFSFRVVDSSRKGSTEKRPDTKKVSDGQKSSAEPYTSGNFIDICLKSGIKDRGVVLDSEEDADHETRLPKPHSSSLEAGCNKESSRVRKMFDPFVKSKSLRSPLGYLGEAEKHNERCKSMLSDYSNIHKSLPPVVNKDYTSVLASSPVHLHCRLKVESKHGLPVFQFVSDSPEDVYTAKTWKSENGSSWVYTFSSAGIRKRSSASVRGLNDVSKEPLLVAQMQVSCNMCSEVRKKGQDPETLVVNEFVLYDIAQARRSVSVSTKEDQSLLPLAKPDSDSRSSTLSRDGCDTMKQRSQPKRTSQSCDLEASNGTSPWSAGDLHPDLEIAAIIIQETIEKRESLKYRRGDKRLMEKTNLLGLSPIEEEKKELFGSEKLKVVIPRGNHGLPNAENSGPSPLIQRWRSGGGCDCGGWDMACPLMVLGNPLFSCSHDQPLVDYQHPLQLFVQGAKEHIPALYMSFAEEGQYDVHFHAQLSTLQAFSTCVAILHNTEVSDSYRNCENVQQLSHCSSLKMLIDEDVQCLVEAVTEEGEKNVPNPVKEAVIALQSYMPNPPFSPISRV; from the exons ATGGAAATGAAATTTGGTAAAGGAATTGATATGGAACAAAGCCCCAACAGTGTTCTTACTGAATCAGAGAAGAGGAGTACAAGGCTGAAGCCGCCTCGCAGGGATGAGATACTGAGAGTCAAAGAAGGCTTCACCGAGATAAGCTTCAGGCGCTACCGCAGCACATCCTGTAAGAACTTTTCTTCCAAGCCGGATAATAAAACCGAGCAAAGGCGAGGTTCTGTCTATCAAAGCTCCAATAAGTTTTTTAAAGAGCTTAGAGATCCTCAGGGACGTAAAGACTCGGATGCAAAACTCGAGCTGTCTCGTACTAGCGACGCTTCTTTCTCCTTTAGAGTTGTTGATTCTTCAAGAAAGGGGAGTACAGAGAAAAGACCAGACACAAAGAAGGTTTCAGATGGACAGAAGTCATCAGCTGAGCCTTACACCTCTGGCAACTTCATTGACATTTGTTTGAAATCAGGTATTAAAGATAGAGGAGTGGTGTTGGATTCAGAAGAGGATGCTGACCATGAAACTCGATTGCCTAAGCCACATTCCTCTTCATTAGAAGCCGGTTGCAATAAGGAAAGCTCAAGGGTTAGGAAAATGTTTGATCCATTTGTTAAGTCAAAGTCTCTGAGAAGTCCTCTTGGCTATTTAGGAGAAGCAGAGAAGCACAATGAGCGTTGCAAGTCTATGTTGAGTGACTACTCAAACATTCATAAAAGTCTTCCTCCAGTTGTCAATAAGGATTACACTTCGGTGCTGGCATCATCCCCGGTTCATCTACATTGCCGTCTAAAGGTAGAAAGCAAACATGGGTTGCCTGTTTTTCAGTTTGTGTCTGATTCTCCAGAGGATGTTTACACTGCAAAGACGTGGAAGTCAGAGAACGGTTCCAGTTGGGTGTATACATTCTCATCTGCTGGGATCAGAAAGAGAAGCAGTGCTAGCGTGAGGGGTTTGAACGATGTTAGCAAAGAGCCTTTGCTTGTGGCTCAGATGCAAGTTTCATGTAACATGTGCTCAGAAGTAAGAAAAAAGGGACAAGATCCAGAGACTTTGGTGGTTAACGAGTTTGTTTTGTATGATATTGCACAAGCGAGACGGAGTGTCTCTGTCTCCACAAAGGAAGATCAATCACTACTACCTCTTGCTAAACCAGACtcagattcaagaagcagcacATTGTCCAGGGATGGTTGTGATACAATGAAGCAGAGATCTCAGCCAAAACGTACTTCTCAGAGCTGTGATCTCGAGGCTTCGAATGGAACAAGCCCATGGTCAGCTGGGGATTTGCATCCTGACCTTGAGATTGCCGCTATAATTATCCAAGAGACCATtgagaagagagagagcttaAAGTACAGAAGAGGTGACAAAAGGTTGATGGAGAAAACGAATCTTCTTGGTCTTTCTCCCATAGAAGAGGAGAAAAAGGAGTTGTTTGGTTCTGAAAAGTTGAAAGTTGTAATCCCAAGGGGCAACCATGGGCTACCAAATGCCGAAAACTCCGGTCCTTCGCCTTTGATTCAGAGATGGAGGTCAGGAGGTGGTTGTGACTGTGGTGGTTGGGACATGGCTTGTCCTCTTATGGTTTTGGGAAATCCTCTTTTCTCATGTTCTCATGATCAGCCTCTTGTGGACTATCAGCATCCTTTGCAACTATTTGTCCAG GGTGCTAAAGAGCATATACCAGCGTTGTACATGTCGTTTGCTGAGGAGGGGCAATACGATGTTCACTTCCATGCGCAGTTATCAACTTTGCAGGCATTCTCCACCTGTGTTGCCATATTACATAACACCGAAGTCTCCGATAGTTACAGAAATTGCGAGAATGTACAGCAGTTGTCACACTGCAGCTCGCTGAAAATGTTGATTGATGAGGATGTTCAGTGTTTAGTTGAAGCAGTAACAGAGGAAGGAGAAAAGAATGTTCCTAATCCTGTGAAAGAAGCTGTGATCGCTCTTCAGTCCTACATGCCAAACCCTCCTTTCTCGCCAATCTCTCGAGTGTAG
- the LOC103853522 gene encoding LOW QUALITY PROTEIN: S-adenosylmethionine mitochondrial carrier protein (The sequence of the model RefSeq protein was modified relative to this genomic sequence to represent the inferred CDS: inserted 2 bases in 1 codon) yields the protein MASGKGPRKKGQPSIKHSCNFAEAKRKLSKISDHEHVEDHPQRRTRPRGSSKLSQMLSRDALISAVDLMWDRSDSTGSPAEQKANKSQLVRVSEKMCYSQSSEARWERDKLYSWMEGVAPTITRLHKGDAEIEKQESCCAEEGHSTPRSPLLESMDNPHEDSLSILEGDRKDKEHEACSSFAKHGHAFAGALAGVSVSLCLHPLDTVKTMIQSCRFQDKSLCYTGRSIISERGVSGLYRGIASNIASSAPISALYTFTYESVKGALLPVFPKEYCSLAHCVAGGSASVATSFIFTPSERIKQQMQVSSHYRNCWTALVGIIQKGGLLSLYAGWSAVLCRNIPHSIIKFYVYENMKRMVLPSIGPCGQAAQPTTLQTLVCGGLAGSAAAFFTTPFDVVKTRLQTQIPGSKTQHPSVYQALQSIRKREGPRGLYRGLIPRLVMYMSQGAIFFASYEFYKSILSLXKISQLAGTKQKMEITLTHYRTKIVIL from the exons ATGGCTTCTGGGAAAGGACCTCGTAAAAAGGGTCAACCTTCGATTAAGCATAGTTGCAACTTCGCTGAGGCTAAGAGGAAGCTGTCAAAGATCAGTGATCATGAACATGTTGAGGATCATCCCCAGAGGCGCACGAGACCAAGAGGATCTTCAAAGTTGAGTCAAATGCTGAGCAGAGATGCGCTGATCTCAGCAGTTGACTTGATGTGGGATCGCTCCGATAGTACAGGTTCCCCTGCTGAACAAAAGGCTAATAAGTCTCAGTTGGTGAGAGTTTCCGAGAAGATGTGCTATAGCCAATCTTCGGAGGCTAGATGGGAGAGAGACAAACTGTACAGCTGGATGGAAGGAGTAGCTCCCACCATTACCAGGCTTCATAAGGGAGATGCTGAGATTGAGAAGCAAGAAAGCTGCTGTGCTGAGGAGGGCCACTCAACTCCAAGGAGTCCTCTTTTAGAATCTATGGATAACCCACACGAAGACAGCTTATCTATACTTGAGGGAGATAGAAAAGACAAAGAGCATGAAGCTTGTTCGTCCTTTGCTAAACATGGGCATGCTTTTGCCGGTGCCTTGGCTGGTGTCAGCGTCAGTCTTTGTCTTCACCCACTTGATACAGTCAAGACAATGATTCAATCATGCCGCTTCCAAGACAAGTCTCTATGCTACACCGGGAGATCAATCATATCTGAAAGAG GTGTTTCTGGACTTTATCGGGGGATTGCTAGCAACATTGCCTCATCAGCTCCTATCTCTGCCCTTTATACATTCACTTATGAATCAGTTAAAGGAGCTCTTCTCCCTGTTTTCCCTAAG GAATATTGCTCCCTTGCCCACTGTGTAGCCGGGGGTTCCGCAAGCGTTGCAACTTCTTTTATCTTCACGCCAAGTGAGCGTATCAAACAGCAGATGCAAGTTAGTTCACATTATCGCAACTGCTG GACTGCATTAGTTGGAATCATCCAGAAAGGTGGTCTACTTTCTTTATATGCTGGATGGAGTGCAGTGCTTTGTAGAAATATCCCTCACTCGATCATTAAG TTCTATGTTTATGAAAACATGAAGCGAATGGTATTACCATCCATTGGTCCTTGTGGTCAAGCGGCTCAACCCACAACATTGCAAACG CTCGTCTGTGGAGGACTAGCGGGATCTGCTGCTGCCTTTTTCACAACCCCGTTTGATGTAGTGAAAACAAGATTACAAACTCAG ATTCCTGGATCTAAGACCCAACATCCTAGTGTGTATCAAGCTCTTCAATCAATACGGAAACGAGAAGGTCCACGAGGGCTATACAG AGGTTTGATCCCCAGACTGGTGATGTACATGTCCCAAGGAGCTATATTCTTTGCTTCATATGAATTTTACAAGAGTATACTCTCTCT GAAGATCTCTCAGCTCGCTGGCACAAAACAAAAGATGGAGATAACCCTAACCCATTATAGGACAAAGATTGTAATACTTTAA
- the LOC103853524 gene encoding eukaryotic translation initiation factor 3 subunit A codes for MAHFAKPENALKRADELINVGQKQDALQALHDLITSKRYRAWQKPLEKIMFKYLDLCVDLKRGRFAKDGLIQYRIVCQQVNVSSLEEVIKHFLHLSTDKAEQARSQADALEEALDVDDLEADRKPEDLQLSIVSGEKGKDRSDRELVTPWFKFLWETYRTVLEILRNNSKLEALYAMTAHKAFQFCKQYKRTTEFRRLCEIIRNHLANLNKYRDQRDRPDLSAPESLQLYLDTRFDQLKVATELGLWQEAFRSVEDIYGLMCMVKKTPKSSLLMVYYSKLTEIFWISSSHLYHAYAWFKLFSLQKNFNKNLSQKDLQLIASSVVLAALSVPPFDRSQSASHMELENEKERNLRMANLIGFNLEPKFEGRDMLSRSALLSELVSRGVLSCASQEVKDLFHVLEHEFHPLDLGSKIQPLLEKISKSGGKLSSAPSLPEVQLSQYVPSLEKLATLRLLQQVSKIYQTIKIESLSQLVPFFEFSVVEKISVDAVKNSFVAMKVDHMKGVVIFGNLGIESDGLKDHLAVFAECLSKVRAMLYPVPSKASKLGGILPNLADTVEKEHKRLLARKSIIEKRKEDQERQQLEMEREEEQKRLKLQRLTEEAEQKRLAAELQERRKQRILREIEEKELEEAQALLEDTEKRMKKGKKKTLLDGEKVTKQTVMERALTEQLKERQEMEKKLQKLAKTMDYLERAKREEAAPLIEAAYQRRLVEEREFYEREQQREVELSRERHESDLKEKNRLSRMLEFKETFQGEVISRRQAEFDRIRTEREERISQIIRARKQERDIKRKQMYYLTSEEERIRKLQEEEEARKLEEAEKRKKQEAEHKAKMDEIAEKQRQRERELEEKEKKRREEVLKGTDAPPARPAEPAVATAAGPPASGAGKYVPRFKRQTAEASGPAAPTPAAEADRWANRGPPPADDHWGSNRGPSQKSDRWTGGRERAGPPPAEGGDRWVPGPRGSDRPSGGDAWRSGEERRSPFGSSKPRPAQR; via the exons ATGGCGCATTTTGCCAAACCGGAGAACGCATTGAAGCGTGCTGATG AGTTGATCAATGTTGGACAGAAACAAGATGCCCTTCAGGCACTTCACGACCTCATCACCTCCAAGAGGTACAGAGCATGGCAGAAGCCACTTGAGAAGATCATGTTTAAGTATCTGGATCTTTGTGTTGACTTGAAGAGGGGTCGTTTCGCCAAGGACGGTTTGATCCAGTACCGCATTGTCTGCCAGCAAGTCAATGTCAGCTCCTTGGAGGAGGTAATCAAGCACTTTCTTCATCTCTCTACCGACAAGGCCGAGCAGGCTCGTTCCCAGGCTGATGCACTGGAGGAGGCCCTTGATGTCGATGACCTTGAAGCTGACAGAAAGCCTGAAGATTTGCAGCTCAGTATTGTCAGTGGGGAGAAGGGGAAAGATAGATCTGACCGTGAGCTGGTCACCCCCTGGTTCAAGTTTCTTTGGGAGACTTACAGAACTGTGCTTGAGATATTGCGCAACAACTCAAAGTTGGAAGCACTCTAtgcg ATGACAGCACATAAAGCCTTTCAGTTCTGTAAGCAGTACAAGCGAACAACAGAGTTCCGTAGGCTTTGCGAAATTATTAGAAACCATTTGGCAAACCTGAACAAATACAGAGACCAAAGAGACAGGCCTGACTTGTCAGCCCCAGAGAGCTTGCAGCTCTACCTGGACACAAGATTTGATCAGTTGAAAGTTGCTACTGAGCTTGGACTTTGGCAG GAAGCTTTTCGTTCTGTTGAAGATATATATGGATTGATGTGCATGGTCAAAAAGACGCCCAAGTCATCTTTGTTGATGGTCTACTATTCCAAATTGACCGAGATCTTCTGGATTTCTTCTAGCCATCTGTACCATGCTTATGCATGGTTCAAGCTGTTTAGTCTTCAGAAAAATTTCAACAAGAACTTAAGCCAAAAGGATTTGCAGCTAATAGCATCATCTGTTGTCTTGGCTGCATTATCTGTTCCACCGTTTGATAGGTCTCAGAGTGCATCTCACATGGAACTTGAAAATGAGAAAGAACGCAATTTGAGGATGGCCAACCTCATAGGATTCAATCTTGAACCTAAATTTGAGGGCAGAGATATG CTTTCAAGGTCAGCTCTTCTGTCAGAGCTG GTTTCAAGAGGTGTTTTGAGCTGTGCATCTCAGGAGGTCAAAGATCTCTTCCATGTTTTGGAGCATGAGTTTCACCCACTTGATCTTGGCTCCAAGATTCAGCCTTTGCTCGAAAAAATTTCCAAATCTGGTGGGAAGCTGTCGTCAGCTCCTTCTTTACCTGAAGTGCAACTCTCCCAATATGTTCCTTCTTTGGAGAAACTCGCTACTCTGAGGCTACTTCAACAG GTGTCTAAGATTTATCAGACTATAAAAATTGAGAGTTTATCTCAGTTGGTACCCTTCTTCGAATTCTCAGTGGTAGAGAAGATTTCTGTTGATGCTGTGAAGAACAGTTTTGTGGCCATGAAAGTTGATCACATGAAGGGTGTTGTAATTTTTGGAAATTTG GGTATCGAGTCTGATGGACTGAAGGATCATCTGGCTGTTTTTGCTGAGTGTTTGAGCAAAGTAAGAGCTATGCTGTATCCTGTTCCAAGTAAAGCATCAAAGCTAGGTGGCATATTACCAAATCTAGCGGATACTGTTGAGAAGGAGCATAAAAGACTGCTTGCTCGGAAATCAATCATTGAAAAGAGGAAGGAGGATCAAGAGCGCCAGCAACTAGAAATG GAACGGGAAGAGGAACAGAAACGGCTTAAGCTTCAGAGGCTAACTGAGGAGGCAGAACAAAAGAGGCTTGCAGCAGAGCTTCAGGAGAGAAGGAAACAAAGAATCCTGAGGGAGATAGAGGAGAAGGAACTTGAAGAAGCTCAGGCATTGCTGGAGGACACAGAGAAACGCATGAAAAAGGGAAAGAAGAAGACGCTTTTAGATGGA GAGAAGGTGACAAAGCAAACTGTGATGGAGAGGGCCTTAACTGAGCAGCTCAAGGAAAGGCAGGAAATGGAGAAAAAACTCCAGAAACTTGCCAAAACTATGGATTATTTGGAACGAGCAAAGAGAGAAGAGGCTGCTCCACTGATTGAAGCTGCATATCAGCGAAGACTGGTTGAGGAAAGAGAGTTTTATGAACGCGAGCAACAG CGTGAAGTTGAACTCAGTAGAGAGCGTCATGAGAGTGACTTGAAGGAGAAGAACAGGTTGTCCAGAATGTTGGAGTTTAAG GAAACATTCCAAGGGGAAGTGATTAGTCGTCGACAAGCAGAGTTTGACAGAATAAGGACGGAGAGAGAAGAGCGCATAAGCCAAATCATTCGAGCAAGGAAGCAAGAAAGGGACATCAAGAGGAAGCAGATGTATTATTTGACAAGTGAAGAAGAAAGGATAAGAAAGCTgcaggaagaagaggaagctcGCAAGCTTGAAG AAGCCGAGAAACGCAAGAAGCAAGAAGCTGAACACAAAGCAAAGATGGATGAAATCGCTGAAAAGCAAAggcagagagaaagagagcttgaggagaaagaaaagaagaggcGGGAAGAGGTGTTGAAGGGAACTGATGCACCACCTGCTCGCCCTGCAGAACCTGCAGTTGCTACTGCTGCTGGGCCACCAGCATCAGGTGCTGGTAAATATGTTCCTAGGTTCAAGCGTCAGACAGCTGAGGCCTCAGGCCCAGCAGCACCAACACCAGCTGCAGAAGCTGACCGCTGGGCCAACCGTGGACCACCTCCAGCAGATGACCACTGGGGAAGCAACAGAGGACCGTCTCAGAAATCTGACAGGTGGACCGGTGGCAGGGAAAGAGCTGGACCTCCTCCCGCTGAAGGAGGAGACCGTTGGGTCCCTGGTCCTAGAGGCAGTGACCGCCCGAGTGGTGGTGATGCTTGGCGAAGTGGTGAAGAACGACGGTCTCCGTTCGGAAGCTCCAAGCCCAGACCAGCACAGCGTTGA